From Microbacterium croceum, a single genomic window includes:
- a CDS encoding TspO/MBR family protein: protein MESQTKGVARQSLIIAAASFMLIAAAVGAGAFGGASVDDLQDGALSAQGSYLAPAGPAFSIWSLIYIGLLAYTVWQALPAQRADARQQAVGGWIAASMVLNGLWLVTARFLTLWLTVIVIALLLATLARIIVLLGRFPAKNLADRILTDGANGLHFGWVTIATVANTAAWLTQIAPAEWADQADVWAVAVLVVVAVIGVAAALVTRRIAPALATAWGLVWLAVGRFTDAPESVPTGIAALVVAVVLVLAGAIGVARRTSRR, encoded by the coding sequence ATGGAGTCACAGACCAAGGGCGTCGCCCGACAGAGCCTGATCATCGCCGCGGCATCCTTCATGCTCATCGCGGCCGCCGTCGGCGCCGGAGCATTCGGCGGAGCATCCGTCGACGATCTGCAAGACGGCGCACTCTCGGCACAGGGGTCGTATCTCGCTCCGGCCGGCCCCGCATTCTCGATCTGGTCGCTGATCTACATCGGCCTGCTCGCGTACACGGTGTGGCAGGCGCTGCCGGCGCAACGGGCGGATGCTCGGCAGCAGGCCGTCGGCGGATGGATCGCCGCCTCGATGGTGCTGAACGGTCTGTGGTTGGTGACCGCGCGGTTCCTGACGCTGTGGCTCACCGTGATCGTGATCGCGCTGCTTCTCGCGACCCTCGCCCGCATCATCGTGCTGCTCGGGCGGTTCCCCGCGAAGAACCTCGCCGACCGGATCCTCACCGACGGCGCCAACGGCCTGCACTTCGGCTGGGTGACGATCGCGACCGTGGCGAACACCGCGGCGTGGCTCACTCAGATCGCTCCGGCGGAGTGGGCGGATCAAGCGGATGTCTGGGCCGTCGCCGTGCTCGTGGTCGTGGCGGTCATCGGTGTCGCCGCGGCACTCGTCACCCGCCGCATCGCCCCGGCGCTCGCGACGGCGTGGGGCCTCGTCTGGCTCGCCGTCGGACGCTTCACCGACGCCCCGGAGAGCGTGCCGACCGGCATCGCGGCGCTCGTGGTCGCCGTCGTGCTCGTGCTGGCGGGCGCGATCGGGGTAGCCAGACGGACCTCACGTCGCTGA
- a CDS encoding ATP-binding protein, giving the protein MSAERTRSHGPARRGRLRVLLGAAPGVGKTFEMLAEGRRLLDEGRDVVIAIVETHDRAATQAQTIGLPEVPRRSDSHRGITLTELDVDAVIARHPEIALVDELAHTNIPGSAHPKRWQDVELLRDAGIDVITTVNVQHIESLNAVVEKITGIAQQETIPDAVVRAADEIEVVDLAPQSLRDRLSAGLVYPAERIDAALSNYFRLGNLTALRELALLWLADEVDSALRSYRADHGIEGSWQARERVVVALTGGPEGETLLRRGARIAARSAGGELLAVHVSTQDGLRGETPGALASQRALVESLGGSFHQIIGDDIPGTLVEFAQGADATQLVIGVSRRSRMMAALTGPGIGSEIIRGSGDIDVHIVTHAAAGGRAALPRITGGALGWRRQVLGFTVALVFGPLLSWLMFTFRSPESITAEVLAYQLLVVVVALIGGLRPAVFAAVLSGITLDFLFVAPLFTITIAHPLHALALTLYVIIAILVSLIVDQAARRARTAKRATAEAELLAAVAGNVLRGDSAVLALVSRTREAFGLSGVRLLSPDGEVLASDGEPLPDGRATTIPVLSASDTTPRALLELHGGPLDGPARRLLDAIVAQLSAAIEHTDLRATAKEAVALAETDQVRSALLSALSHDLRRPLASAVAAIGGLRGAHELSADDRAELLATADESLATLSTLVTDLLDVSRVQAGVLAVSAQRLDATSPILAAVDELGLGPGDVDLTLDPALPALFADPVLLQRVLVNVLANAHRHSPPDRRVIISTSTIGDRAEIRIIDRGEGVPVERRDSIFQPFQRFGDTDNTTGLGLGLALSRGFTEGMGGSLTPEDTPGGGLTMVISLPLAAADPHREDTE; this is encoded by the coding sequence ATGAGCGCAGAGCGGACGCGTAGCCACGGGCCCGCACGCCGTGGCCGTCTGCGCGTGCTGCTCGGAGCCGCACCCGGCGTCGGCAAGACCTTCGAGATGCTGGCCGAGGGCCGACGGCTGCTCGACGAGGGCCGCGATGTCGTGATCGCGATCGTCGAGACGCACGACAGAGCCGCGACGCAGGCGCAGACCATCGGACTCCCCGAGGTCCCCCGTCGCTCCGACAGCCACCGCGGCATCACCCTGACCGAGCTCGACGTCGATGCGGTGATCGCCCGTCATCCCGAGATCGCCCTGGTCGACGAGCTCGCACACACGAACATCCCCGGCTCTGCGCATCCCAAGCGCTGGCAGGACGTCGAGCTGCTGCGCGACGCCGGCATCGACGTCATCACCACCGTCAACGTGCAGCACATCGAGTCGCTGAACGCCGTGGTCGAGAAGATCACCGGGATCGCCCAGCAGGAGACGATCCCGGATGCCGTCGTGCGTGCGGCCGATGAGATCGAGGTCGTCGATCTGGCCCCGCAGTCGCTGCGCGACCGGCTCTCCGCCGGACTCGTGTACCCCGCGGAGCGCATCGACGCCGCGCTGTCGAACTACTTCCGGCTGGGCAACCTCACCGCGCTGCGCGAGCTCGCGCTGCTCTGGCTCGCCGATGAGGTCGACAGCGCCCTGCGCAGCTACCGCGCCGACCACGGTATCGAGGGCAGCTGGCAGGCGCGCGAGCGCGTGGTCGTGGCGCTGACCGGGGGCCCGGAGGGCGAGACCCTGCTGCGCCGCGGCGCCCGCATCGCCGCGCGTTCGGCCGGCGGCGAGCTGCTGGCGGTGCACGTCTCCACGCAGGACGGGCTGCGCGGAGAGACCCCCGGCGCCCTGGCCTCCCAGCGCGCGCTCGTCGAGTCGCTGGGCGGCAGCTTCCACCAGATCATCGGCGACGACATCCCCGGCACCCTCGTCGAGTTCGCCCAGGGTGCGGATGCCACGCAGCTGGTGATCGGCGTGAGCAGGCGCAGCCGGATGATGGCGGCGCTCACCGGACCGGGCATCGGCTCCGAGATCATCCGCGGCTCCGGCGACATCGACGTGCACATCGTGACGCACGCCGCGGCCGGCGGTCGCGCGGCGCTCCCTCGCATCACCGGCGGCGCACTGGGCTGGCGGCGCCAGGTGCTCGGCTTCACGGTCGCACTCGTGTTCGGCCCCCTGCTGTCGTGGCTGATGTTCACGTTCCGCAGCCCCGAGTCGATCACGGCCGAGGTCCTCGCCTACCAGCTGCTCGTGGTCGTCGTCGCGCTGATCGGCGGCCTGCGCCCCGCGGTGTTCGCCGCCGTGCTCTCGGGGATCACCCTCGACTTCCTCTTCGTCGCCCCGCTGTTCACGATCACGATCGCACATCCGCTGCACGCGCTGGCGCTCACCCTCTACGTCATCATCGCGATCCTGGTGAGCCTGATCGTCGACCAGGCCGCCCGACGGGCGCGCACAGCCAAGCGCGCGACGGCAGAGGCCGAACTGCTCGCCGCGGTCGCCGGCAACGTGCTGCGCGGCGACAGCGCCGTGCTCGCCCTCGTCAGCCGCACCCGCGAGGCGTTCGGCCTGAGCGGGGTGCGGCTGCTCTCCCCCGACGGCGAGGTGCTGGCCAGCGACGGCGAGCCGCTGCCCGACGGGCGAGCCACCACGATCCCGGTGCTCTCGGCATCCGACACGACACCGCGCGCGCTGCTGGAACTGCACGGAGGCCCGCTCGACGGCCCGGCACGCCGCCTGCTCGATGCGATCGTGGCCCAACTGTCGGCCGCGATCGAGCACACCGACCTGCGCGCCACCGCGAAGGAGGCGGTCGCGCTCGCCGAGACCGACCAGGTGCGCAGCGCCCTGCTTTCGGCCCTCAGCCACGACCTGCGCCGCCCGCTGGCCTCAGCGGTCGCCGCGATCGGCGGGCTGCGCGGCGCGCACGAGCTCTCGGCCGATGATCGCGCCGAGCTGCTCGCCACCGCCGACGAGAGCCTCGCGACACTGTCGACGCTCGTCACCGACCTGCTCGACGTGAGCCGCGTGCAGGCCGGAGTGCTCGCCGTGTCCGCGCAGCGGCTCGACGCCACGTCCCCGATCCTCGCCGCCGTCGACGAGCTCGGGCTGGGTCCGGGCGACGTCGACCTGACGCTCGACCCCGCCCTGCCCGCGCTGTTCGCCGATCCGGTGCTGCTGCAGCGGGTGCTGGTGAACGTGCTGGCCAATGCGCATCGCCATTCGCCGCCGGACAGACGCGTCATCATCTCGACGAGCACGATCGGCGACCGCGCCGAGATCCGCATCATCGACCGCGGTGAGGGCGTGCCTGTCGAGCGGCGCGACAGCATCTTCCAGCCGTTCCAGCGCTTCGGCGACACCGACAACACGACCGGCCTGGGGCTCGGACTCGCCCTGTCGCGCGGGTTCACGGAGGGCATGGGCGGTAGCCTGACACCCGAGGACACCCCGGGTGGAGGACTCACGATGGTCATCTCGCTGCCGCTGGCCGCAGCGGATCCGCACAGGGAGGACACGGAGTGA
- a CDS encoding TetR/AcrR family transcriptional regulator codes for MTEEDARERILAAAEELYYRKGYAAVGMDELRQSAGVSLRRLYGLFPAKNDIVAAVLARKHAEWEAGLSAAVADAGDDARARLLAVYGYLEDWFCTDSFRGCAFINAFGELGGTNPEVAGVVRAHKASFQAYMAGLVAEIGAPAALAAQLSILAEGAQSTAAISADPQVAVQARGAAEVLIDAAVSAD; via the coding sequence ATGACCGAAGAAGACGCTCGCGAACGCATCCTCGCCGCCGCCGAGGAGCTCTACTACCGCAAGGGCTACGCGGCCGTCGGCATGGACGAGCTGCGTCAGAGCGCCGGAGTGTCGCTGCGTCGCCTCTACGGACTGTTCCCCGCCAAGAACGACATCGTCGCCGCGGTGCTCGCCCGCAAGCACGCCGAGTGGGAGGCGGGACTCTCGGCGGCGGTGGCGGACGCCGGGGATGACGCTCGTGCACGGCTGCTCGCGGTGTACGGCTACCTGGAGGACTGGTTCTGCACCGACAGCTTCCGCGGCTGCGCCTTCATCAACGCCTTCGGCGAGCTGGGTGGCACCAACCCCGAGGTCGCCGGGGTCGTGCGCGCGCACAAGGCATCGTTCCAGGCGTACATGGCCGGGCTCGTCGCCGAGATCGGGGCTCCCGCCGCTCTGGCCGCGCAGCTGTCGATCCTCGCCGAGGGGGCGCAGAGCACCGCCGCGATCTCCGCCGACCCGCAGGTCGCGGTGCAGGCGCGCGGTGCCGCCGAGGTGCTGATCGACGCGGCGGTGTCGGCGGACTGA
- a CDS encoding DUF1905 domain-containing protein encodes MATEKKTFTATIGVDVKGETWSCVEIPDSAEFFGTGKTVRVDAQVDEVVLENVGAMPTGTGGHMVSLSAKVRKALGKDVGDEVRVAVTPR; translated from the coding sequence ATGGCCACCGAGAAGAAGACATTCACCGCAACGATCGGCGTCGATGTGAAGGGCGAGACGTGGAGCTGCGTCGAGATCCCGGATTCGGCTGAGTTCTTCGGCACGGGGAAGACCGTCAGGGTCGACGCCCAGGTCGACGAGGTCGTGCTGGAGAACGTCGGTGCGATGCCGACGGGAACGGGCGGTCACATGGTGTCGCTGAGCGCGAAGGTGCGTAAGGCCCTCGGCAAGGACGTCGGTGACGAGGTGCGGGTGGCCGTCACCCCGCGATAG
- a CDS encoding alpha/beta fold hydrolase produces MGYITVGNENSTPIELYYEDQGAGQPVVLIHGYPLDGHSWERQTRELLAQGYRVITYDRRGFGQSSKVNAGYDYDTFAADLNTVLETLDLRDVVLVGFSMGTGELARYVARYGHERVAKLAFLASLEPFLVQRDDNPEGVPQEVFDGIEAAAKGDRFAWFTDFYQNFYNLDENLGSRISQEAVTGSWNVAIGSAPVAAYAVVSSWIEDFRADVEAVAAAAKPTLILHGTKDNILPIDATARRFHQAVPAAEYVEVEGAPHGLLWTHADEVNAALKDFLNK; encoded by the coding sequence ATGGGTTACATCACCGTCGGAAACGAGAACAGCACCCCGATCGAGCTGTACTACGAAGACCAGGGAGCCGGGCAGCCGGTCGTCCTGATCCACGGCTACCCGCTCGACGGGCACAGCTGGGAGCGCCAGACGCGTGAGCTGCTCGCCCAGGGCTACCGCGTGATCACCTACGACCGCCGCGGCTTCGGGCAGTCATCCAAGGTGAACGCCGGCTACGACTACGACACCTTCGCCGCCGACCTGAACACGGTGCTCGAGACCCTCGACCTGCGCGACGTCGTGCTCGTCGGCTTCTCGATGGGCACCGGCGAGCTCGCCCGCTACGTCGCCCGCTACGGCCACGAGCGCGTCGCCAAGCTCGCGTTCCTCGCCTCGCTCGAGCCGTTCCTGGTGCAGCGCGACGACAACCCCGAGGGCGTGCCGCAGGAGGTCTTCGACGGCATCGAAGCGGCGGCGAAGGGCGACCGCTTCGCGTGGTTCACCGACTTCTACCAGAACTTCTACAACCTCGACGAGAACCTCGGCTCGCGCATCAGCCAGGAGGCCGTCACCGGCAGCTGGAACGTCGCGATCGGCAGCGCACCCGTCGCCGCGTACGCCGTCGTCTCGTCCTGGATCGAGGACTTCCGCGCCGACGTCGAGGCCGTGGCCGCCGCCGCGAAGCCGACGTTGATCCTGCACGGCACCAAGGACAACATCCTCCCGATCGACGCGACCGCCCGCCGCTTCCACCAGGCAGTGCCTGCGGCCGAGTACGTCGAGGTCGAGGGCGCGCCGCACGGCCTGCTCTGGACCCACGCCGACGAGGTCAACGCCGCACTGAAGGACTTCCTGAACAAGTAA
- a CDS encoding alpha/beta fold hydrolase: MTQHTLELPEVDLVYDVHGPLPTADGRPPLMMIGQPMDASGFQAQVALFADRTVVTYDPRGLGRSIRKDGGVTNDPEVQAEDVHAIIETLGAGPVDMLASSGGAVTALALVTAHPHDVATLVAHEPPIDSVLPDAEAVHRARIAYTQAYQDRGWGAGMAAFVAMTSWEGEVTDEFLAQPAPDPAAFGMPTEDDGRRDDPLLSELSWAVPLYEPDLEALTAAPTRIVVAVGEESLKGYTGRTSIALAEKLGQQATVFPSHHGGFMGGEFGYAGQPEAFAAKLREVLDRT; the protein is encoded by the coding sequence ATGACGCAGCACACGCTCGAGCTCCCGGAGGTGGACCTCGTCTACGACGTGCACGGACCGCTGCCGACCGCGGACGGCCGGCCACCGCTGATGATGATCGGCCAGCCGATGGATGCGAGCGGGTTCCAGGCGCAGGTGGCGCTGTTCGCTGATCGCACCGTCGTGACGTACGACCCTCGCGGCCTCGGCCGCAGCATCCGCAAGGACGGCGGGGTCACGAACGACCCCGAGGTCCAGGCGGAGGACGTCCACGCGATCATCGAGACGCTCGGTGCCGGACCCGTCGACATGCTCGCGAGCAGTGGCGGCGCGGTCACCGCCCTCGCGCTGGTGACGGCGCATCCGCATGACGTCGCGACGCTCGTCGCGCACGAGCCGCCGATCGACAGCGTGCTGCCGGACGCCGAGGCGGTGCATCGAGCCCGTATCGCCTACACGCAGGCGTATCAGGACCGCGGATGGGGCGCCGGGATGGCGGCATTCGTCGCGATGACCTCATGGGAGGGTGAGGTCACCGACGAGTTCCTCGCCCAGCCGGCGCCCGATCCCGCCGCGTTCGGGATGCCAACGGAGGATGACGGGAGGCGGGATGATCCGCTCCTGTCCGAACTCTCCTGGGCGGTGCCGCTCTACGAGCCGGATCTGGAAGCGCTGACGGCGGCGCCGACGCGGATCGTGGTGGCCGTCGGCGAGGAGTCGCTGAAGGGTTACACCGGCCGCACCTCGATCGCGCTCGCCGAGAAGCTCGGACAGCAGGCCACGGTCTTCCCCAGCCATCACGGCGGGTTCATGGGCGGCGAGTTCGGGTATGCCGGGCAGCCCGAGGCCTTCGCCGCGAAGCTCCGCGAGGTGCTCGACCGGACCTAG
- the kdpB gene encoding potassium-transporting ATPase subunit KdpB has protein sequence MTLITSATDSPSAPEPEDDSTPAVAARAFGLAQLAQALPGALRKLNPASLVRNPVMLLVWVGAAFTTVLAIAEPFLGGAGESGGTAVPPLFTWGIAVWLWLTVLFANVAESVAEGRGKAQAASLRKTRTSTMARRVTAYDGAADAPAEHAATTEVSSAELQRDDIVIVEAGELIPGDGDILAGIATVDESAITGESAPVIRESGGDRSAVTGGTRVLSDRIVVRITSKPGETFVDRMIALVEGASRQRTPNEIALNILLASLSIVFVIVVLALNPIASYAASPVSIPVLIALLVCLIPTTIGALLSAIGIAGMDRLVQRNVLAMSGRAVEAAGDVTTLLLDKTGTITYGNRRAHEVVQMPGVDPDELLRVAALSSLADPTPEGASIVELATARGVRVAEPSDAVVVPFTAQTRMSGLDLADGTQIRKGAGSAVQAWLDPSSGSGTQVVEELASRTDVIAQSGGTPLVVAVKTPTEGRILGVVHLKDIVKEGLRERFDELRSMGIRTVMITGDNPLTAQAIAAEAGVDDFLAEATPEQKLELIRREQEGGRLVAMTGDGTNDAPALAQADVGVAMNTGTSAAKEAGNMVDLDSDPTKLIDIVRIGKQLLITRGALTTFSLANDIAKYFAIIPAMFMGVFPGLAVLNVMQLHSPASAVTSAIIFNAIVIVFLIPLALRGVKYRPASASQILQRNLLIYGLGGVIAPFIGIKLIDLVVSLIPGF, from the coding sequence ATGACGCTCATCACCTCCGCCACCGACTCCCCGTCGGCCCCTGAGCCCGAGGACGACTCGACGCCCGCCGTGGCCGCGCGCGCCTTCGGGCTCGCCCAGCTCGCGCAGGCGCTGCCGGGCGCACTCCGCAAGCTCAACCCGGCATCGCTCGTGCGCAACCCCGTGATGCTGCTGGTCTGGGTCGGCGCGGCGTTCACGACCGTGCTCGCCATCGCGGAGCCGTTCCTCGGCGGCGCCGGAGAATCCGGAGGCACCGCCGTGCCGCCGCTGTTCACCTGGGGCATCGCGGTGTGGCTCTGGCTGACCGTGCTGTTCGCGAACGTCGCCGAGTCAGTCGCCGAGGGGCGCGGCAAAGCGCAGGCGGCGAGCCTGCGCAAGACGCGTACCAGCACCATGGCGCGGCGCGTCACCGCCTACGACGGTGCGGCGGATGCCCCGGCCGAACACGCCGCGACGACCGAGGTGTCATCGGCCGAGCTGCAGCGCGACGACATCGTGATCGTCGAGGCGGGGGAGCTGATCCCCGGCGACGGGGACATCCTCGCCGGCATCGCGACCGTCGACGAATCCGCGATCACCGGCGAGAGCGCCCCCGTGATCCGCGAGTCCGGTGGCGACCGCAGCGCCGTCACCGGCGGCACCCGTGTGCTCTCCGACCGCATCGTGGTGCGCATCACCTCGAAGCCCGGCGAGACGTTCGTGGACCGCATGATCGCCCTCGTGGAGGGCGCCAGCCGCCAGCGCACGCCCAACGAGATCGCCCTCAACATCCTGCTCGCGAGCCTGTCGATCGTGTTCGTGATCGTCGTGCTCGCCCTCAACCCGATCGCCTCGTACGCGGCATCGCCCGTCAGCATCCCGGTGCTGATCGCTCTGCTCGTGTGCCTCATCCCGACCACGATCGGCGCCCTGCTGTCGGCCATCGGCATCGCCGGCATGGACCGCCTCGTGCAGCGGAATGTGCTGGCGATGTCGGGCCGCGCGGTCGAGGCCGCCGGAGACGTGACGACTCTGCTGCTCGACAAGACCGGCACCATCACGTACGGCAACCGCCGCGCCCACGAGGTGGTGCAGATGCCCGGCGTCGACCCCGACGAGCTGCTGCGGGTCGCCGCTCTGTCGTCGCTCGCCGACCCCACCCCCGAGGGCGCGTCGATCGTCGAGCTGGCGACGGCGCGAGGCGTCCGCGTCGCCGAGCCGTCGGACGCCGTGGTCGTGCCGTTCACGGCGCAGACACGCATGTCGGGACTCGACCTCGCCGACGGCACGCAGATCCGCAAGGGCGCAGGCTCCGCCGTGCAAGCGTGGCTGGACCCTTCATCAGGCTCAGGGACCCAGGTGGTCGAGGAGCTCGCGAGCCGGACGGATGTCATCGCGCAGAGCGGCGGCACCCCGCTGGTCGTCGCGGTGAAGACCCCCACGGAGGGCCGCATCCTCGGCGTCGTGCATCTGAAGGACATCGTCAAGGAGGGGCTGCGCGAGCGGTTCGACGAGCTGCGCAGCATGGGCATCCGCACCGTGATGATCACGGGCGACAACCCGCTCACCGCCCAGGCCATCGCCGCGGAGGCCGGAGTGGACGACTTCCTCGCCGAGGCCACGCCCGAGCAGAAGCTCGAGCTGATCCGCCGCGAGCAGGAGGGCGGTCGCCTGGTCGCGATGACCGGCGACGGCACCAACGACGCCCCCGCCCTCGCCCAGGCCGACGTCGGCGTCGCGATGAACACCGGCACCTCGGCCGCAAAGGAGGCCGGCAACATGGTCGACCTCGACTCCGACCCGACCAAGCTCATCGACATCGTGCGCATCGGCAAGCAGCTGCTGATCACGCGCGGGGCGCTCACGACCTTCTCGCTCGCGAACGACATCGCGAAGTACTTCGCGATCATCCCCGCGATGTTCATGGGCGTCTTCCCCGGACTCGCCGTGCTCAACGTGATGCAGCTGCACTCGCCGGCATCCGCGGTGACGAGCGCGATCATCTTCAACGCGATCGTCATCGTCTTCCTGATCCCGCTCGCGCTGCGCGGAGTGAAGTACCGCCCGGCGAGCGCCTCGCAGATCCTGCAGCGCAATCTGCTGATCTACGGGCTCGGCGGAGTGATCGCCCCGTTCATCGGCATCAAGCTCATCGACCTCGTCGTCAGCCTCATCCCGGGCTTCTGA
- a CDS encoding response regulator, producing the protein MKLLIADDDPQMVRALRITLAAHGYEVVVAADGAAAIAAAAQSHPDLIMLDLGMPRLDGIEVIQALRGWTNVPIIVVSGRTGSADKVDALDAGADDFVTKPFQVDELLARLRALARRSLPASGESAVAFGDVLVDLATKTVTRAGSRVHLTPTEWRMLEHLSRHPGALVTRQDLLKEIWGSEQVSDSGYLRLYMSQLRKKLEQEPSAPVHLLTESGMGYRLVL; encoded by the coding sequence GTGAAGCTCCTCATCGCCGACGACGACCCGCAGATGGTGCGCGCGCTGCGCATCACGCTCGCCGCCCACGGCTACGAGGTCGTGGTCGCGGCCGACGGTGCGGCAGCGATCGCGGCGGCGGCGCAGTCCCACCCCGACCTCATCATGCTCGACCTCGGCATGCCACGACTTGACGGCATCGAGGTGATCCAGGCACTGCGCGGCTGGACGAACGTACCCATCATCGTGGTCTCCGGACGCACCGGTTCGGCCGACAAGGTCGATGCGCTCGACGCCGGCGCCGACGACTTCGTCACCAAGCCGTTCCAGGTCGACGAGCTGCTGGCGCGGCTGCGCGCCCTGGCGCGGCGCTCCCTCCCTGCGAGTGGCGAGTCGGCCGTGGCGTTCGGCGATGTGCTGGTCGACCTCGCCACCAAGACCGTGACCCGCGCGGGCTCGCGCGTGCACCTGACGCCGACCGAGTGGCGCATGCTCGAGCATCTCTCGCGGCACCCCGGCGCGCTCGTGACCCGGCAGGATCTGCTGAAGGAGATCTGGGGCAGCGAGCAGGTCTCCGACTCCGGCTACCTGCGGCTGTACATGTCACAGCTGCGCAAGAAGCTCGAGCAGGAGCCCAGTGCCCCGGTGCACCTGCTGACCGAGTCGGGGATGGGCTACCGGTTGGTGCTCTGA
- the kdpC gene encoding potassium-transporting ATPase subunit KdpC, with protein MSSTRTALRTTGVAVRAMLILTLVLGIGYTLVVTGIGQLLLPWQANGSPLPDGKGSSLIGQPFTDADGEALPEYFQSRPSAAGDGYDGTSSGGSNLGPENPDLVTAIQERKKAIAAREGVDPSEVPADAVTASGSGLDPHISVAYALLQVPRVAEARDLPEAEVRALVESRIQGRDLGFLGEERINVAELNLALDEREGA; from the coding sequence ATGTCCTCCACCCGTACCGCTCTGCGCACCACCGGGGTCGCCGTGCGCGCGATGCTCATCCTCACCCTGGTGCTCGGCATCGGCTACACGCTGGTCGTCACCGGCATCGGACAGCTGCTGCTCCCCTGGCAGGCGAACGGCTCGCCGCTCCCCGACGGCAAGGGCAGCTCGCTGATCGGGCAGCCCTTCACGGATGCCGACGGCGAAGCACTCCCCGAGTACTTCCAGTCGCGTCCCTCCGCCGCCGGCGACGGCTACGACGGCACGTCCTCCGGCGGCAGCAACCTCGGCCCGGAGAACCCCGACCTCGTCACCGCGATCCAGGAGCGCAAGAAGGCCATCGCCGCGCGCGAGGGGGTCGACCCGTCCGAGGTTCCCGCCGACGCCGTCACGGCATCCGGCTCGGGACTCGACCCGCACATCAGCGTGGCCTACGCGCTGCTGCAGGTGCCCAGGGTGGCGGAGGCGCGCGACCTGCCGGAGGCCGAGGTGCGGGCGCTCGTGGAGTCTAGGATTCAAGGGCGGGATCTGGGATTCCTCGGCGAGGAGCGCATCAACGTCGCCGAGCTCAATCTCGCGCTCGATGAGCGGGAGGGTGCATGA